One window of the Amycolatopsis mediterranei genome contains the following:
- the glmS gene encoding glutamine--fructose-6-phosphate transaminase (isomerizing) has protein sequence MCGIVGYIGGQNAAPILLEGLTRLEYRGYDSAGIAVLGAKGGAQVHRVVGRVRNLTAALPKRLTGKVGIGHTRWATHGPASEANAHPHTSEDGRISVVHNGIIDNADTLRTQLADAGVTLASETDTEVLAHLIARSAAETLEDAVVEAVSRITGTYAIAVADSAHPDRLVIARNGSPLIIGVGEREMFVASDLAALVRHTSQVAHLDDGEFATVFATGYRTFTVDESDTTKPATEIDIDAEDLDLGGYPHYMAKEIQEQPESVERIIRGRLDDRFGVARLDGLNLTPRELRGFARVKILGCGSAYYVGQIGATMIEELARIPADAEAASEFRYRNPIIEADTLYIAVSQSGETIDTAFAVEEIKRKGGRVVGLVNVVGSTIARACEGGVYLHAGPEIAVASTKALTNMAVGFALIALALGRVRDLSNADGQRIIDAIRALPGQIKSILDFEPEIAEHAKTVAAAKSLFFVGRVRGYPVAREGAQKFKEISYRHAEAYQTSELKHGPLALIDEALPTVAIVPSDELTGRNLAAVQQIKARGGAVLAVTHADVDFGELDVPRIVVPKTEPELDPILLTIPLQLLAYHAALTLGYDIDKPRNLAKSVTVE, from the coding sequence ATGTGCGGAATCGTGGGCTACATCGGCGGCCAGAACGCCGCCCCCATCCTGCTCGAAGGCCTGACGCGGCTGGAGTACCGCGGCTACGACTCGGCCGGCATCGCCGTCCTCGGCGCCAAGGGCGGCGCCCAGGTCCACCGCGTCGTCGGCCGGGTGCGGAACCTCACCGCCGCGCTGCCCAAGCGGCTCACCGGGAAGGTCGGCATCGGGCACACGCGCTGGGCCACGCACGGGCCCGCGTCGGAGGCCAACGCCCACCCGCACACGTCCGAAGACGGCCGGATCAGCGTCGTCCACAACGGCATCATCGACAACGCCGACACCCTACGCACCCAGCTCGCCGACGCCGGCGTCACCCTGGCTTCCGAGACCGACACCGAGGTCCTCGCCCACCTGATCGCGCGCTCGGCCGCCGAAACCCTCGAGGACGCCGTCGTCGAGGCGGTCTCACGGATCACCGGCACCTACGCGATCGCCGTCGCCGACAGCGCGCACCCCGACCGCCTGGTCATCGCGCGCAACGGCTCGCCGCTGATCATCGGCGTCGGCGAGCGGGAGATGTTCGTCGCCAGCGACCTCGCCGCGCTCGTCCGGCACACCTCGCAGGTCGCGCACCTCGACGACGGCGAGTTCGCGACCGTCTTCGCCACCGGCTACCGCACCTTCACCGTCGACGAGAGCGACACGACCAAGCCCGCCACCGAGATCGACATCGACGCCGAGGACCTCGACCTGGGCGGCTACCCCCACTACATGGCCAAGGAGATCCAGGAACAGCCCGAATCCGTCGAGCGGATCATCCGCGGCCGGCTCGACGACCGGTTCGGCGTCGCCCGCCTGGACGGGCTGAACCTGACGCCGCGGGAGCTGCGCGGTTTCGCCCGCGTGAAGATCCTCGGCTGCGGCTCCGCCTACTACGTCGGCCAGATCGGCGCGACGATGATCGAGGAGCTGGCGAGGATCCCGGCCGACGCCGAAGCCGCGTCGGAGTTCCGCTACCGCAACCCGATCATCGAAGCCGACACGCTCTACATCGCGGTCAGCCAGTCCGGCGAGACGATCGACACCGCCTTCGCCGTCGAGGAGATCAAGCGCAAGGGCGGCCGGGTCGTCGGCCTGGTCAACGTCGTCGGCTCGACGATCGCCCGCGCCTGCGAAGGCGGCGTCTACCTGCACGCCGGCCCGGAGATCGCGGTCGCCTCGACCAAGGCGCTGACCAACATGGCCGTCGGGTTCGCGCTGATCGCACTGGCCCTCGGCCGGGTGCGCGATCTGTCCAATGCGGACGGTCAGCGGATCATCGACGCGATCCGCGCGCTGCCCGGCCAGATCAAGTCCATCCTGGACTTCGAGCCGGAGATTGCCGAACACGCGAAGACCGTCGCCGCCGCGAAGAGCCTCTTCTTCGTCGGCCGGGTCCGCGGCTACCCGGTGGCCCGGGAGGGCGCGCAGAAGTTCAAGGAGATCTCCTACCGCCACGCCGAGGCGTACCAGACCTCCGAGCTCAAGCACGGCCCGCTCGCCCTGATCGACGAAGCGCTCCCGACGGTCGCCATCGTGCCGTCGGACGAGCTGACCGGCCGCAACCTGGCCGCGGTCCAGCAGATCAAGGCCCGCGGCGGGGCGGTCCTGGCGGTGACCCACGCGGACGTCGACTTCGGCGAACTGGACGTCCCGCGGATCGTGGTGCCCAAGACCGAGCCGGAGCTCGACCCGATCCTGCTGACCATCCCGCTGCAGCTGCTCGCCTACCACGCCGCGCTGACCCTGGGCTACGACATCGACAAGCCGCGCAACCTAGCGAAATCTGTCACAGTCGAGTAG
- a CDS encoding BNR repeat-containing protein, with product MAAKRALSRIFGVLVAAALPLLPAAPAEAAVSVVKIADTQLDATALYFVSYDGLVNNDSFQQSGIFSYAGYQYAAWYTADRSAVVARRVVGAGAWQTVALPHKLTVDDSHNVISMGVSTDDGRLHVAMDTHGNQVYYVESVAGLLSAPASHAWTSSAFGGVQRTLNGVDLGAITYPQFVVTPERKLQLSYRTGASGNGTNELAEYSGGSWRKLGKWSSATGSWTSGNGVTSTTRNMYLHGITYGPGGRLHSTFTWREGNSGVLCNAGGLANHETGYVYSDDRGRTWRNNAGTVVATTGGTPVAVSSPGTVVDPLGVDHALMNQESQAVDSAGQPHAVISYMPGRFTQCVTNYSAQRKQDGRTFFLSRAADGSWTKREVPVAPDSTQRTKLVFDRGDNAYLVMPYGRIVAATKASGWTDWKTVYSPDLNAFGEVDVDDSRLATDGVLSVMYQQASSGTTPSPIRVADFRLSLSATRL from the coding sequence ATGGCCGCGAAGAGAGCGCTTTCCCGGATCTTCGGCGTGCTGGTGGCCGCGGCGCTGCCGCTGCTGCCCGCCGCGCCCGCCGAGGCGGCCGTCTCCGTGGTCAAGATCGCCGACACCCAGCTCGACGCGACGGCGTTGTACTTCGTCTCCTACGACGGGCTGGTGAACAACGACTCCTTCCAGCAGAGCGGGATCTTCAGCTACGCCGGCTACCAGTACGCGGCTTGGTACACCGCGGACCGCAGTGCCGTGGTCGCCCGGCGGGTCGTGGGCGCCGGCGCGTGGCAGACCGTCGCGCTGCCGCACAAGCTGACCGTGGACGACTCGCACAACGTCATCTCGATGGGCGTCTCGACCGACGACGGCCGCCTGCACGTGGCCATGGACACCCACGGCAACCAGGTCTACTACGTCGAGTCGGTGGCCGGCCTGCTGTCCGCGCCCGCTTCGCACGCTTGGACGTCGTCGGCGTTCGGCGGGGTGCAGCGCACGCTGAACGGCGTCGACCTCGGCGCGATCACGTACCCGCAGTTCGTCGTCACGCCGGAGCGGAAGCTGCAGCTCAGCTACCGGACCGGGGCGTCGGGCAACGGCACCAACGAACTCGCGGAGTACAGCGGGGGCAGCTGGCGCAAGCTCGGGAAGTGGTCGTCGGCGACCGGCTCGTGGACCTCTGGCAACGGTGTCACCAGCACCACCCGCAACATGTACCTGCACGGCATCACCTACGGGCCCGGCGGCCGGCTGCACAGCACGTTCACCTGGCGTGAAGGCAATTCCGGCGTGCTGTGCAACGCCGGTGGGCTGGCCAACCACGAAACCGGCTACGTCTACAGCGACGACCGCGGCCGGACCTGGCGGAACAACGCCGGCACGGTCGTCGCGACGACGGGCGGCACGCCGGTGGCCGTGTCTTCGCCGGGCACGGTCGTCGACCCGCTCGGCGTCGACCACGCGCTGATGAACCAGGAGAGCCAGGCCGTCGACTCCGCGGGGCAGCCGCACGCGGTGATCAGCTACATGCCCGGCCGGTTCACCCAGTGCGTCACGAACTACTCCGCGCAGCGCAAGCAGGACGGCCGGACCTTCTTCCTCAGCCGGGCGGCCGACGGCAGCTGGACCAAGCGCGAAGTGCCGGTCGCGCCCGACTCCACCCAGCGAACGAAGCTGGTCTTCGACCGCGGCGACAACGCCTACCTCGTCATGCCGTACGGACGGATCGTCGCGGCCACCAAGGCGAGCGGCTGGACCGACTGGAAGACCGTCTACAGCCCGGACCTGAACGCGTTCGGCGAGGTCGACGTCGACGACTCGCGGCTGGCCACCGACGGCGTGCTCTCCGTGATGTACCAGCAGGCTTCGAGCGGGACGACGCCCTCGCCGATTCGGGTGGCCGATTTCCGCCTAAGCTTAAGTGCTACTCGACTGTGA
- a CDS encoding NAD(P)/FAD-dependent oxidoreductase, which translates to MTAPSDVLVVGASAAGLATVEALRRKGYAGRVTVLGAEAHLPYDRPPLSKQVLGGSWLPGQAQLRTPATLSALDTEFILGDPAVRLDAGARTVHTAAGRTLTADAVVLATGLRPRTLPGQDGLAGVHVLRTLDDTLALRTDLAPGRRVVVVGDGVLGAEIAATVCAAGVPVALAGPQPAPLAYQFGPLAAGLLAELHAARGVELRLGSAVTGLAADHGRVAGVRLASGEVLAADVVVVAFGAAPATEWLAGSGVVCDNGVVCDSRCRAADGIYAAGDVARWHHEGLDALLRLENRTNATEQAVAVAGNILGEDRPYMPVPYFWTHQFDARIHVHGTLSADAEVSVVEGDPGEGRFVAQYRRDGKVTGVLGWNMPKQARLRRQDIAGAVLAGRT; encoded by the coding sequence GTGACGGCTCCGAGCGACGTCCTGGTCGTCGGCGCCTCGGCCGCCGGGCTCGCGACCGTGGAAGCCCTGCGCCGCAAGGGCTACGCCGGGCGGGTGACGGTCCTGGGCGCCGAGGCGCACCTGCCGTACGACCGGCCGCCGCTGTCCAAGCAGGTCCTCGGCGGGAGCTGGCTGCCCGGGCAGGCACAGCTGCGGACGCCGGCCACACTGTCCGCATTGGACACCGAGTTCATCCTCGGTGACCCGGCGGTGCGCCTGGACGCCGGCGCGCGGACCGTCCACACGGCGGCCGGGCGGACCCTGACCGCGGACGCGGTCGTGCTCGCCACCGGGCTGCGGCCGCGCACCCTGCCCGGCCAAGACGGCCTCGCCGGCGTCCACGTGCTGCGCACCCTCGACGACACGCTGGCCCTGCGCACGGACCTCGCGCCGGGCAGGCGGGTGGTGGTCGTCGGCGACGGCGTGCTCGGTGCGGAGATCGCCGCGACCGTGTGCGCAGCGGGCGTGCCGGTCGCCCTCGCGGGCCCCCAGCCCGCGCCGCTCGCCTACCAGTTCGGCCCCCTCGCCGCGGGCCTGCTCGCCGAACTGCACGCCGCTCGCGGTGTCGAGCTGCGGCTCGGTTCCGCGGTCACCGGGCTCGCCGCGGACCACGGCCGGGTCGCCGGAGTGCGGCTGGCCTCCGGCGAGGTGCTGGCCGCCGACGTCGTCGTGGTCGCCTTCGGTGCCGCGCCGGCGACGGAGTGGCTGGCGGGCAGCGGGGTGGTGTGCGACAACGGCGTCGTGTGCGACTCCCGCTGCCGGGCGGCGGACGGGATCTACGCGGCCGGTGACGTCGCCCGCTGGCACCACGAGGGCCTCGATGCACTGCTGCGGCTGGAAAACCGGACCAACGCCACCGAGCAGGCGGTCGCTGTCGCCGGGAACATCCTCGGCGAGGACCGCCCGTACATGCCCGTGCCCTACTTCTGGACCCACCAGTTCGACGCCCGGATCCACGTGCACGGCACGCTGTCCGCGGACGCCGAAGTGTCCGTTGTGGAGGGTGACCCTGGCGAGGGCCGGTTCGTGGCGCAGTACCGCCGGGACGGCAAGGTCACCGGCGTGCTCGGCTGGAACATGCCCAAGCAGGCCCGGCTGCGCCGCCAGGACATCGCCGGTGCGGTTCTGGCCGGGAGAACCTGA
- a CDS encoding ferredoxin, with product MKVTVDEAKCCGAGTCVMLAPDVFDQRDDDGIVILLDEHPGEALHGVVREAASVCPGVAISVSEDA from the coding sequence ATGAAGGTCACTGTGGACGAAGCGAAGTGCTGCGGGGCGGGTACCTGCGTCATGCTCGCCCCGGACGTGTTCGACCAGCGCGACGACGACGGCATCGTCATCCTGCTCGACGAGCACCCCGGCGAAGCGCTGCACGGAGTCGTCCGCGAGGCGGCGAGCGTGTGCCCGGGTGTGGCGATTTCGGTCAGCGAGGACGCGTGA
- a CDS encoding TetR/AcrR family transcriptional regulator — protein sequence MTDRAQATRERILVAAERLYAEHGVLAVSNRQISEAAGQGNNTAVGYHFGTRTELVRAIVRKHAGSIERLRERRLGRGHAQLRDWLGCLVHPTAEHLAGLGTPTWFARFAAQVMTEPSLRAVIVEETLTSPSLARTVAGLSRCLPGLPAEVRAERNDITRLVVMHAMAERERALAGGAGTPGAGWRETAGALTDVLAGLWLAPVTK from the coding sequence GTGACGGACCGCGCTCAGGCGACGCGGGAGCGGATCCTCGTGGCGGCGGAACGCCTCTACGCCGAACACGGCGTGCTGGCCGTGTCCAACCGGCAGATCAGCGAGGCGGCCGGGCAGGGGAACAACACCGCCGTCGGCTACCACTTCGGCACCCGGACCGAGCTGGTGCGGGCCATCGTCCGCAAGCACGCCGGGTCGATCGAGCGGCTGCGGGAGCGGCGGCTGGGCCGTGGCCACGCGCAGCTGCGGGACTGGCTCGGGTGCCTGGTGCACCCCACGGCCGAGCACCTGGCCGGGCTGGGCACGCCCACCTGGTTCGCCCGGTTCGCCGCCCAGGTGATGACCGAGCCGTCGCTGCGCGCGGTCATCGTCGAGGAAACGCTGACGTCCCCGTCGCTGGCGCGGACCGTCGCGGGGCTCTCCCGGTGCCTGCCCGGGCTGCCCGCCGAGGTCCGCGCCGAACGCAACGACATCACCCGGCTCGTGGTGATGCACGCGATGGCCGAGCGGGAGCGCGCGCTCGCCGGAGGCGCGGGCACCCCGGGAGCCGGCTGGCGCGAAACCGCCGGCGCCCTCACCGACGTCCTGGCCGGGCTGTGGCTCGCGCCGGTCACGAAGTAA
- a CDS encoding cytochrome P450, producing MTPSHTDPLPRFPFEAATALAPPAEWAEFREKCPVARVALASGDEAALITRYDDVKTVLSDPRFTRPTPSDNAARVADTESGGVFNSEMATVLPQHGEAHLKWRRLLGKWFTAKRMNALRPGMAAMAEQLIDEMVAKGAPGDLKAGLAFPLPVWVICDMLGVPDTDRDRFAHWSDVMLSMTRYTQAEFDAAQAEFGRYMGAHIAAKRAEPGEDILSALIAEGVDWSDAMLTATGIGLLIAGHETTANMIAKMTAMLLADRSRWEQLLADPSLVRTAVEEALRADANAGVGMQRYLTEEFEVGGTVLPAGTTAMCSMAAANRDEAAFENAAELDLTRSPNPHLAFGAGAHACLGQPLARTELQVVLEVLLRKLPSLELAVPADELRRVEGLAVGGLRELPVRW from the coding sequence ATGACGCCCAGCCACACCGATCCGCTGCCGCGCTTCCCGTTCGAGGCCGCCACCGCGCTGGCGCCGCCGGCCGAGTGGGCCGAGTTCCGGGAGAAGTGCCCGGTCGCGCGCGTGGCGCTGGCCAGCGGGGACGAAGCCGCCCTGATCACCCGCTACGACGACGTCAAGACCGTCCTGTCCGACCCGCGGTTCACCCGGCCGACGCCGTCGGACAACGCGGCCCGCGTCGCGGACACCGAATCGGGCGGGGTGTTCAACAGCGAGATGGCGACCGTGCTCCCGCAGCACGGCGAGGCGCACCTGAAGTGGCGGCGCCTGCTCGGCAAGTGGTTCACCGCCAAGCGGATGAACGCGCTGCGGCCCGGGATGGCGGCGATGGCCGAGCAGCTCATCGACGAAATGGTCGCGAAGGGGGCGCCCGGCGACCTCAAGGCCGGCCTCGCCTTCCCGCTGCCGGTCTGGGTCATCTGCGACATGCTCGGCGTGCCGGACACCGACCGCGACCGGTTCGCCCACTGGTCCGACGTCATGCTCAGCATGACCCGCTACACCCAGGCGGAGTTCGACGCGGCGCAGGCGGAGTTCGGCCGGTACATGGGCGCGCACATCGCGGCCAAGCGGGCCGAGCCCGGCGAAGACATCCTCAGCGCGCTGATCGCCGAGGGCGTCGACTGGTCCGACGCGATGCTGACCGCCACCGGCATCGGCCTGCTCATCGCCGGCCACGAGACCACCGCGAACATGATCGCGAAGATGACGGCGATGCTGCTGGCCGACCGCAGCCGGTGGGAGCAGCTGCTCGCCGATCCGTCGCTGGTGCGCACGGCGGTCGAGGAAGCCCTGCGGGCGGACGCCAACGCGGGCGTGGGCATGCAGCGCTACCTCACCGAGGAGTTCGAGGTCGGCGGCACGGTGCTGCCGGCCGGGACCACCGCGATGTGCAGCATGGCCGCGGCCAACCGCGACGAGGCCGCCTTCGAGAACGCCGCCGAACTGGACCTGACCCGCAGCCCGAACCCGCACCTGGCCTTCGGTGCCGGCGCGCACGCGTGCCTCGGGCAGCCGCTGGCCCGCACCGAGCTGCAGGTCGTGCTGGAAGTGCTGCTGCGCAAGCTGCCGTCGCTGGAGCTCGCGGTCCCGGCGGACGAGCTGCGGCGGGTCGAAGGGCTCGCGGTCGGCGGGCTGCGGGAACTGCCCGTCCGCTGGTGA
- a CDS encoding pyridoxamine 5'-phosphate oxidase family protein: MTAWREFEAAEPEFARRVQALFDAHKHKTIATLRGDGSPRISGIETTFEDGDLVFGSMPNARKGADLRRDPRFALHSATVDPVEGAEAQWPGEAKIAGRARTADGERFVADVAEVVHTHLNEAATLLVVEWWTPAGGLRKVERE, encoded by the coding sequence ATGACGGCGTGGCGGGAGTTCGAAGCGGCGGAGCCGGAGTTCGCGCGGCGGGTGCAGGCCCTGTTCGACGCGCACAAGCACAAGACGATCGCGACCCTGCGGGGCGACGGCTCGCCGCGGATCTCCGGGATCGAAACGACCTTCGAGGACGGTGACCTGGTCTTCGGGTCGATGCCGAACGCGCGCAAGGGCGCGGACCTGCGGCGGGATCCGCGGTTCGCGCTGCACAGCGCCACGGTCGACCCCGTCGAGGGCGCGGAGGCGCAGTGGCCGGGGGAGGCGAAGATCGCCGGGCGGGCGCGCACCGCGGACGGCGAGCGGTTCGTGGCCGACGTCGCCGAGGTCGTCCACACCCACCTGAACGAGGCAGCGACGCTGCTGGTCGTCGAGTGGTGGACGCCCGCGGGTGGCCTGCGCAAGGTCGAGCGCGAATAA
- a CDS encoding TetR/AcrR family transcriptional regulator, translating to MGERKPKRADARRNEEALLDAAAAVFVASGVDAPVRDIAAKAGVGMGTIYRHFPTRADLVIAVFRHQVDACTEAGPALLAAGESPYAALAQWIDLFVDFLVTKHGLAGALQSDNAGFESLHAYFLDRLVPVCGELLDAAAAAGEIRAEVPPLDLMRGVGNLCIGAGDPRYDARLMVKVLIAGLRCGTMGA from the coding sequence GTGGGCGAGCGCAAACCCAAGCGGGCGGATGCCCGGCGCAACGAAGAGGCGTTGCTGGACGCGGCGGCCGCGGTCTTCGTCGCGTCCGGGGTGGACGCGCCGGTGCGGGACATCGCGGCGAAGGCCGGGGTCGGGATGGGCACCATCTACCGCCACTTCCCGACCCGTGCGGACCTCGTCATCGCCGTCTTCCGGCACCAGGTGGACGCCTGCACGGAGGCGGGCCCGGCGCTGCTGGCCGCCGGCGAATCGCCGTACGCCGCGCTGGCGCAGTGGATCGACCTGTTCGTGGACTTCCTGGTGACCAAGCACGGGCTGGCCGGGGCGCTCCAGTCCGACAACGCCGGCTTCGAGTCGCTGCACGCGTACTTCCTCGACCGGCTGGTGCCGGTGTGCGGCGAGCTGCTCGACGCCGCCGCGGCGGCCGGCGAGATCCGGGCCGAGGTGCCGCCCCTGGACCTCATGCGCGGGGTCGGCAACCTCTGCATCGGAGCGGGCGACCCCCGGTACGACGCGCGCCTGATGGTGAAAGTCCTCATTGCCGGGCTGCGGTGCGGCACGATGGGCGCATGA
- a CDS encoding aldo/keto reductase codes for MQYRTLGRTGVQVSTLALGAMNFGAIGRVPQDEATAIVDAALEAGINLVDTADMYGQGESETIVGQAIAGRRDDLVLATKATMPMGEERNHRGNSRRWLVRALEDSLRRLDVDHVDLYQIHRWDPTTSDEEALSALTDLQRAGKIRYFGSSTFPAYRIVQAQWAAREHRLGRYVTEQPSYSILQRGIEAHVLPVTEEYGMGVLAWSPLASGWLSGAVRAGREITTSRATVVPERFDLDVPANRARLDAVEQLAKLAEQAGLTLIQLALGFVTAHPGVTSALIGPRTLDHLHSQLEAAGTVLPADVLDEIDAIVAPGTDLAPGEKFDTPPALLDPSLRRRR; via the coding sequence ATGCAGTACCGCACCTTGGGCCGGACCGGCGTCCAAGTCAGCACCCTCGCGCTCGGCGCGATGAACTTCGGCGCCATCGGGCGCGTCCCCCAGGACGAGGCCACCGCCATCGTCGACGCCGCGCTCGAAGCCGGGATCAACCTCGTCGACACCGCCGACATGTACGGCCAGGGCGAGTCGGAGACGATCGTCGGCCAGGCGATCGCCGGCCGCCGCGACGACCTCGTGCTGGCCACGAAGGCGACCATGCCGATGGGCGAAGAGCGCAACCACCGCGGCAACTCGCGCCGCTGGCTGGTCCGCGCGCTCGAGGACAGCCTGCGCCGCCTCGACGTCGACCACGTCGACCTCTACCAGATCCACCGCTGGGACCCGACCACGAGCGATGAGGAAGCGCTTTCCGCGCTGACCGACCTGCAGCGCGCGGGCAAGATCCGCTACTTCGGCTCGTCGACGTTCCCCGCGTACCGCATCGTCCAGGCGCAGTGGGCCGCCCGCGAGCACCGCCTCGGCCGGTACGTCACCGAGCAGCCGAGCTACTCGATCCTGCAGCGCGGCATCGAAGCCCACGTGCTGCCGGTGACCGAGGAGTACGGGATGGGTGTGCTGGCCTGGAGCCCGCTGGCTTCGGGCTGGCTGTCGGGCGCGGTCCGCGCGGGCCGGGAGATCACCACCAGCCGCGCCACGGTCGTGCCGGAGCGCTTCGACCTCGACGTCCCCGCCAACCGGGCCCGGCTCGACGCCGTCGAACAGCTGGCCAAGCTCGCCGAGCAGGCCGGGCTGACCCTGATCCAGCTCGCGCTCGGCTTCGTCACCGCGCACCCCGGCGTGACGAGCGCGCTCATCGGCCCGCGGACGCTGGACCACCTGCATTCGCAGCTCGAAGCCGCCGGCACCGTGCTGCCCGCCGACGTCCTCGACGAGATCGACGCGATCGTCGCCCCGGGCACCGACCTCGCCCCGGGCGAGAAGTTCGACACCCCGCCGGCCCTGCTCGACCCGTCGCTGCGGCGGCGCCGATGA
- a CDS encoding LLM class flavin-dependent oxidoreductase has protein sequence MRFGILTAPMQVGYDEILRVWREADTVPEIEHAWLFDHLMPIAGDPDGPIFEGWTLLSALAAQTSRLRIGLLVTSNRFRPPAMLAKIATTVDIVSGGRLDFGIGVGSRPSHPLARREYDAHGLPYHDQADAVAALAEACTVIRRLWTSPEPFDFAGSHVRLTGAFGNPKPVQRPHPPIMIGGRASATLRVVAEHANQWNIPGGGDIADLAGRSRLLDKYCAEIGRDPAEITRSIFLPVDYERPEVTRGKIAEAADAGFGHFVLGLGNPYPEGVAQWVADELIRR, from the coding sequence ATGAGGTTCGGCATCCTGACCGCACCGATGCAGGTGGGGTACGACGAAATCCTGCGCGTCTGGCGCGAAGCCGACACCGTGCCGGAGATCGAGCACGCGTGGCTGTTCGACCACCTGATGCCGATCGCCGGCGACCCGGACGGCCCGATCTTCGAGGGCTGGACCCTGCTTTCGGCGCTGGCGGCCCAGACGTCACGGCTGCGCATCGGCCTGTTGGTCACCAGCAACCGGTTCCGCCCGCCGGCCATGCTGGCGAAGATCGCCACGACGGTCGACATCGTCTCCGGCGGCCGCCTCGACTTCGGCATCGGCGTGGGCTCCCGACCGAGCCACCCGCTGGCGCGGCGGGAGTACGACGCGCACGGCCTGCCGTACCACGACCAGGCGGACGCGGTCGCGGCCCTGGCGGAGGCGTGCACGGTCATCCGTCGCTTGTGGACATCTCCGGAGCCGTTCGACTTCGCGGGGTCGCACGTCCGGTTGACGGGAGCATTCGGGAATCCCAAGCCGGTGCAGCGCCCGCACCCGCCGATCATGATCGGCGGCCGGGCGAGCGCCACACTGCGAGTGGTCGCGGAGCACGCGAACCAGTGGAACATCCCGGGCGGCGGCGACATCGCGGATCTGGCGGGCCGCAGCCGCTTGCTGGACAAGTACTGCGCGGAGATCGGCCGCGACCCGGCGGAGATCACGCGATCGATCTTCCTACCGGTGGATTACGAGCGCCCGGAGGTAACGCGCGGCAAGATCGCCGAGGCGGCGGACGCGGGGTTCGGGCACTTCGTGCTCGGGTTGGGGAATCCGTACCCCGAGGGAGTGGCGCAGTGGGTGGCGGATGAGCTGATCCGCCGGTAG
- a CDS encoding MarR family winged helix-turn-helix transcriptional regulator, which produces MNEDDDLGALCAGAGRSLAEAERPVLERHGLSMWQYVVLSALAAGAAPSQLVLAQQIRYDKTRLIALLDALEADGLVARDPDPADRRARVVRLTPAGNRRHAAVRAAIHEVEEHKLAGLPPETRRLLRSALAHLANSD; this is translated from the coding sequence GTGAACGAGGACGACGATCTCGGGGCCCTCTGCGCCGGGGCGGGCCGCAGCCTGGCCGAGGCCGAACGGCCGGTGCTGGAGCGGCACGGCCTCTCGATGTGGCAGTACGTCGTGCTGTCGGCACTGGCTGCGGGGGCGGCGCCGAGCCAGCTGGTGCTGGCCCAGCAGATCCGCTACGACAAGACCCGCTTGATCGCCCTGCTCGACGCGCTCGAAGCGGACGGCCTGGTCGCCCGCGACCCGGACCCGGCCGACCGCCGCGCCCGCGTGGTGAGGCTGACCCCGGCGGGCAACCGGCGGCACGCGGCGGTCCGGGCCGCGATCCACGAGGTGGAGGAGCACAAGCTGGCGGGGCTGCCGCCCGAGACCCGGCGGCTGCTGCGGTCGGCCTTGGCCCACTTGGCCAACTCGGACTGA
- a CDS encoding SRPBCC family protein, with protein MTLTTPGRAETRTISVAAPPARVLEYLADPRHIPEWAPRFATAVDHDHDDIWRVQTEGGPQRVAVRVAADHGVVDVVSADAPNLGLFTRVVPNLTGAELIFSLFFPDGTDPSAVDAQMVVVGEELRAVRDRVESGR; from the coding sequence ATGACACTGACTACACCAGGACGCGCCGAAACCCGCACCATCTCCGTCGCCGCCCCGCCCGCGCGGGTCCTCGAATACCTCGCCGATCCGCGGCACATCCCCGAGTGGGCACCAAGATTCGCCACCGCCGTCGACCACGATCACGACGACATCTGGCGCGTCCAGACCGAAGGCGGCCCACAGCGGGTGGCCGTACGGGTCGCGGCCGATCACGGCGTCGTCGACGTCGTCAGTGCCGACGCCCCGAACCTCGGCCTGTTCACCCGCGTGGTGCCGAACCTGACCGGCGCTGAGCTGATCTTCAGCCTGTTCTTCCCCGACGGCACCGACCCGTCGGCGGTCGACGCGCAGATGGTGGTCGTCGGGGAAGAACTGCGGGCCGTGCGCGATCGCGTCGAGTCCGGACGCTAG
- a CDS encoding cellulose binding domain-containing protein yields MHGPDDRRQRLGERLRRRNPRHRHRCGGDWTLTFSWPTARQRLTGGWNGTWAQNGTTVTVSSSAPPAAGVDVGFTADYSGPNILPSAFTLNGVLCAAG; encoded by the coding sequence CTGCACGGTCCGGATGACCGACGCCAACGACTGGGCGAGCGGCTTCGTCGGCGGAATCCACGTCACCGCCACCGGTGTGGTGGGGACTGGACCCTGACGTTCAGCTGGCCGACCGCGCGCCAGCGGCTCACGGGTGGCTGGAACGGCACCTGGGCCCAGAACGGCACGACGGTCACGGTCTCGTCGTCGGCCCCACCGGCGGCGGGCGTCGACGTCGGGTTCACGGCCGACTACAGCGGGCCGAACATCCTGCCGTCGGCGTTCACCCTCAACGGAGTTCTCTGCGCGGCGGGCTAG